Below is a window of Halarcobacter anaerophilus DNA.
ATAGATGCTCTAAATCCAAGAACAATAAACCGTCCAAATGTAGACGGAAGAGTAAGTGCTACCCAAATGCTGGCTTTTGTGATTTTAAATGCTTTGGCTTTTATTGTTGTTGCGTATTTTATAAATGACTTGGCATTCTATCTATCTATACCTATTTTAATAGTAATAGGCTCATACTCATATTTTAAAAGGTTTTCATATTTTGCACATATAATTCTTGGAATCTCTTTAGGACTTGCTCCTATTGCGGGAGTTGTAGCAGTAAGTGAAACAATAACTTTATGGTCTGTTTTATTAAGTATCGGAGTGATGTTTTGGGTTGCAGGATTTGATCTTTTATACTCTTTGCAAGATATTGAAGTAGATAAAAAGTTGGGACTTCATTCAATACCAAGCAGATTCGGTGCTAAAAAAACAATGCTAATCTCAAAAGTTTTTCATTTGTGTACGGTTGTATTTTGGCTTCTATTTGTAATCACTTCAAATTCGGGATTATTTGCCTATTTAGCAGTAATAATAAGTGCAGTAATGCTCACTTATGAACATATTATAGTACATAGAGATTTTACGAAAATAGATAAAGCTTTCTTTACAGTAAACGGATACCTAGGAATAGTCTTCTTCTTTCTTATACTAATTGACGCATTTTAAGTCAATTAGTAAAATAATAAAAAAAGATATTAAATAAAACTTAAACCTAAAACTACCTTCTCTTTTTTAAGATTAATTATTCAAAAAGGTATATACTAACCTTAAAATCGTAGCTATGACTAAACTCTTGACAAAAGTGAATAATTTCTTTATTATAGTAATAAAATATAGAGAAAGGATATAAAAATGAGTATTTATAAAATCAAATTAGATGCAAATTTGCAAACAAGCAAAATAATTTCAGTGAAAACTATCGCAATATATACTTTAACAATATTCCTAATAAGTTGTTTGAGTATTTTATTACAATAGTCTAAAGCGAAAGTAATTCAGAGTATTTTAAACATAGAGTGTGTAGAATTCGCACTCTAATATAATAATCTAATGCAAAAATTTGGATTATCAATAAAATACAAGCGCGTCTGTGGCTCAACTGGATAGAGCGCCGGGTTTCGGCCCCGGTGGTTGTGGGTTCGAATCCTACCAGGCGTGCCATTTTGCAGTACAACTCATAAAATCAATACTTTTACCTAAATTTTTTTATTGTGCTAAAATTATATAATATCAATATTTTGAATTAATATTTTGTAGTGTACTGAATGATTCAGAATTAAATTTTTTTTTAGTATCCATTTTGGAAAATAGAGAACTTATAGGTTTCCCATTAATTTTAATGTAATCATCCCATTGTATATTTGAGTAAAAAAGAAAAGAAAGAAATACAATGACGAAAATCATTGTATTTAATTTTATCGTCCAATTAAATCGATCTTTTATAGAAAAAGTTAATTTTTCAAGACTAGCTAAAGTTGATTCCACTGAATTATATAATTTATTTACTTCTTTACATTCCTCTTTTTTTGATTCAATTTCTTTTGATAATGCATTTAATATATCTCGTTGTATAACGGAAAACTTATATAAGATAAGACAAAAAATAGACATACCAAGAAGTATAATGAAATTTTTTGCTTGAGTTTGTGAACTCATTTGACCTAAACTAACAATAAATGCAATAGGAAGAAATATTATTTTACTATTTACATCACTTAAAAGTGTATTTAGTTTTGAAAAATATTCTTTTAATGCTTTATTTGCATCTTCTTTTAGCTTTGCAGGATCAAGTGAATTTATATAAGCTCTGTGATGAATTTGGTATTCATCATAAACTTTTGATAGCAAAGGAAAAATTTCATTAATATTGATTTGTTTCTTATCCTTAGATAAAGTATCTTCTAACGCATTAATTAAAAAAATTTTATTTATTCTTTTTTCTGCATTTACTAAAATTTCATCAGTAAATGTGTTAATAAGTTCATCAATATTTTTTATATTTTGAAAAATTAAAATATCTTTCTTATTATATAATGAATGTATAAATATCTTTCGCTTATCAAAAATAGTATATTTATAGTCTGATAGTCCTTCTTTATCTTTATCTATTGATATTTGATTAATAATATTAAATAGTTGAGATATTTTTTCATATTGCATAATAAAATCTAGTTTTTTTTCTGTTGATAATGAGCTATATTTAAACTCATGAATATAGTAAAACTCAGATATATTATTAACTCTATTAACATTTAAAAATTCATCAAAATCTTTAAAAATAAAATATTTGTATACTTTTCTTAAGTAGGAAATACTTAATTGAAGGCTATAAGTTTTATTTATTTCTATACTTGTAAGATTACAGTTAGTATTATTAATTTTAATTTCTTTTAAAATAGAATTCTCATCAAAGTCTTGCAAAAGTGAAATATAATCAGATTTTTCAATTTTTATATCTATAGAAATGTCTTGTCCTTCATTAACAAAATCTATATTATTATCTTTGTTTATAATCAAATCATCAATTAATTTCATAATATTCATTTTACAATTCTTCTTCAATCACTTGTTTTAATTTATCATCAATCTTTATAATCAATTTATCCTTATTTTCTGATAAATAAATATCTCCATCATCATATAGTTTTCTTTGAAAACTTAATTTTATTCCCTTTCCTGTATATTTGAACAGTTCAAGTTTTTTTATCTCTGATCGGTTAATGCTTTCAATTGTATTACTTAATTCAATTTGATTTTCATTGATATAATCAAAAAAACCTTTTGGATTGTCAGGATCTATAAAGTTTGATACAGATTCCATTGTTAAAGGCTCTTTATTTTTTATCTTTTCATCACATAAATTATATATTCTCATTTGCAAAGATTGAATCTTTTCTTCATCAAAAGTTTCTTTTAGATAATTATTTAATGTAGACACAAATAATTTTGTTGTCTCTTTTGAACTCTCTTTCTTTTCATCTGCACCCATAAAATCAACAAAGTATTCACTAACATCTTTAACTCCTTTCATAAAAGAAAGATATTTACGTTCTTCGTCACTTGAATATGAATCAATGTTAATAAAACCTGCCATGGCTATTTGATCTGTATTTAGTTCATTTATCATTTTAATTACTAAACTTGAATCATTTGCAGTAAATCCAAATTTTTTATTTAGTAAAACAATCATTATAAATCTATCTCTCATTTTATAATCTGCTACAATTAAATAACCACCTGTTGACTGTGGTTTTTTATTCATTTCATCTGTTAAATGTTGTGCAGCTACTTGAGAAAAATCTAGAAAAGATTCATCACTAGGTAGTGTTATATATTTATCAATTAGTCTTTTAAATGTAGGCTCTGGTCGTTCTTTAAATTGTCCATATTCTTTAGTTGTTCTTTTGTGATAAGAAAAAGAAACTGTTTGTGCAAACTTCTCTATATCTTCATCTGATATGTCGAGTAAAGCTTTTCTTTCTTTAACTTCACCATCTTTTACACCTTGTGTTTTATTAATCCTATGTAATACAATTTTGTTTAGAATAAAACTTTTTTCCATATAGTCTCCTGATTAATTATAATAACTGTATAGATTTATTATATTACAATTTTGATAAATTTAAAACTTCTAAAATATTATTTATATTTAAATAATTAATATTAATAACGGTAAAATAAATTCTTTAAATAAGAAGAAAATAGAGAGTTACATTGAGATTATTATTTATATATTTTTATGAGAATAAAGGACCTTTCCCAAAAGGTACAATTATACAGTTTAGTAAAAAATATCATATATCACAGTCTAAAAAGAATGAATTTAATTTTAATATGAAGAAAAATCAAAATTTTGATGAGAATTTTTATTCAAATAATATAGATATTGGTGTAATAATTGGAGAAAATGGATCAGGAAAAAGTATTTTGGTTAATTCAATTAGAGATAAGAATAATAATTATTCTCTAATCGTTTTTGAATCTAATGAAGGAAATTTTTATATTTCAAAAGATGAATTGAAAGTCCACATTAATGATAAATTACTAAAGAATAAACGAGACTTTGAATATATTTATTATTGTCCAATTATAGATATATTTGATGATGATTTAAATCCAAAATATAACATTTCAAATCGAAAATTAATGAAGGATGCAGAAGATAAAGGTTGTGATTTAAATTCAGCTTTAAAAGAAATAGAAAATGATGATTTAAAAAAATATTTTAAATATAATAGGAATAATAATGTTTCAATTAACTCATTAAAATTAAAGGCAAGTGATGTATTCTTTGATCAATTTTATTATGATATAGAGAAAAATGCAATTGAATTATTTAAAATTATGACTGCTGATTTTGATAAAAGAGTATTTTTGAAAATAATAGATTGCAGTAATAGTAATTTTTTAAAGCATATAATTAATGAAGAAATATATAATAGTTATATGGAATTTGAAAAGTTATATGCCATATTTGAAAATGATTTTAAATTATGTAAAAAATACTTTAAAAGCTTAGAATATTTAATTAATAAAAAGTTTTTTAGGCCTTCTTTATTTGAATATGAAGATTTAATAAAAGAATCTTTTATTCTAATTACTAAAGAATTAAATGAGAATAAAATGGAAAGAGTAATTTCTCATGATGGTAGTTTTGATAAATATTATTTAGAAAAGTTTTTTAAAAATCAAGTTTCAGAAATTTTAGAATCTAGTACGCAAATATTTCTTGATTATTTAAAAAGTACCCCTCAAGGAAACTATGAGAAAGTTTTTTCTGAACTAGAAAATAACTCTGAATTTCTTTTATTTATAAAAATTATATATTTACTTGAATTGTTTAATTACATTTTGGGATATTTAGATAGAAATTCTTTATTTGAAAGGAGGGGGTATAATTTTATAAATATTAGATTATTAAATCGTGAGAAGAGATCTTTTAAAGAATCAGTAGAAATGTTTCTTTTGCCAAGGTTATTTGTAAGAATTCACAATTTATTAAAATTAGAAAAAATACATTTTTATAATTTTAAATTAGAAGATTATAAAAAAATAGTTAATTCCTTAGTTGAAGATAACTTGATAGAGAATTACAATAATTTTTATAATATAAATGATAAGCAAATACAAACTGTAGTAAATTCTTTAATAGAGAATTATACGTATGAAGTAATAAATAATAAAAAAATAAATTTAGAATTAAAAAAGATTGTATTTGTTAATTCTTTTTATAAATTATTTGATAATCAAAATGAATATAAAAAATTAATTTTAGTTTTAAATTTATTAAAAGTATTTATGAAGGTAAATGATACAGAAGAATTAGTTGATTTCTTTGATAAAAATTCAAAAAAAAATATAGAAGAATATTTTATAATTGAGGAATTTGATAATGAGTTTATCAATAAAATTGATGAAAATTGTATTATTTATTTGGATGAAAATATAGATGTTTTTTTTAAATATAATAAAAAATTATTAGAGTACGAATTTGATTTTTTTGAATTAGAATTAAATCCTCCCCTCTCTTCAGGACAAAAAGCAATATTATTTATTTTTGCAAGAATAAATGATGCGATACAAAATATTGATTCTAGTAAAGATATTATTATTATATTAGATGAAGCAGATTTAAAACTTCATTTAGAATGGCAAAGAAAATTAGTATATGATTTGATAAATTTTTTGAATAGTTATAGTAATAATTTTTATATACTATATGCTACACATTCACCAATGATCTTATCTGATATAACAGATGATAGGGTAGTCTTTCTAAAAAAAGAAAAGAAAAGAATTATTGAAAATGATAAAGAAGTTGAAATAGAATATAGTGAAAATATTTCAACAAATATTAATAATAAAAAGAGAACTTTTGGTGCAAATATTTATGATCTTTATCATGATAGTTTTTTTATGGAACAATTCATGGGAGAGTTTGCTCAAAATAAAATAAATGAGCTTATTGATATTATCAATCTTTATAAGATCATAGAAGAGTTTGAAAAAACAAGAGCAAATAGTAAAATGATTCTAAAGTTTATTAAGCCAATTATTAATAAATATAATTTAAAGAAGATTATTTCAACTTATAGAAAAAGGTATTACAAAGAGAATCGTATAAAGTCTGATACATGGAAAGATATATCTTTTGAAATTTTTATAAAAGTATATGATGATAAGAAGTATTTAGATAAAGTTAAAAACGATATTATAAAGAGTAAAGAAATAATTCAAAATACAATTGAATTTATTGGTGAACCTATATTAAGAAATGAATTGTTAGATCTTGTTAAGATAATTGGGGATGAAGATAATATTCAAGATATTATAGATAAGTTGAGAGATTTACCTTCTGAAGAAATTGAAAATGAATTGATTAAATATGATAGAGAACAACAGATTGAAATATGGAAAAAACTTTATAAAATAAAAGATAGTCAATGGTAAATGTAGATAATTCTTTCAAAAATAGAATATTCATTGATGAATTTGATATAGATAATAGAGCTTTATTTGATAGTATATTTAATTTAAAAAAGCTAGTTGAATCAAAAATAGAAAAGGTTGACCTTGAAAATGGCGATTATTCTATTTTGGATGAGTTTAGAGGTTATGATAATGCAAAGTATTTATCCATTTATAGATATAGAAACGTAGTTATAGATAAAATTAATGAGTTATTGAGAGATAGATCTATACATCCAGATTTAAAAACAGAATTAAGAGATATTAAAGATAATATATATTTAATTTTAATTGGTAGTTTTGAAAGAATGAAGCTTTATTTAGATTCTAAAATTGAAACTTTACTGGTACATAGGACTGATGATGAAAAACATGACAGTTTTAAAAAATATCAAACTATATTTGAAGATTTATACAAAAATGAATTAAGTAGTTCAACTTTTAAAAAATCATTTTTTGAAATGTTTAAAAATGTACATGTATGTCCATATTGTAATAGAAATTTTATTAATCCTATTTATAAAAAAAAACAGTTAGGAAAAGATTATAAAAAATGGTCACCGGATATAGAACATTTCTATCCTAAATCAATTTATCCTTTTCTATCTCTTAGTATTTCGAACTTGCTACCTTCATGTACTTTTTGTAATAAAATAAAAAGTAATTATGATACATACAATAAATGTAAAAGTCCTTATCAAATAAAAAGTGATGATATAAAATTTAAGTTTGCTCCTTTAAGTAATGAAAAACATGTAATATTGTTAGAAAGTAAAGATAATATTAAAAATACAGAATTATTTAATTTAGATGGTTTGTATGATAAAGTTCATAGTCAATATGTAAATGATATTTTTTTAGAAATGAAAAAACATCCTATAGAAAATAGGAGATATTTAAAAAAATTTTTTTCGTTAAGTATTGATTCACAAGATAAAATATATAAACAAAAATTTTGTAATTATTATAAAGAAATAGATTTTAATAAACAACCATTGTCAAAAATGATTAAAGAATTGTTTTTTCATATTAAGGAAAATGAGCTTAAGTAAAATTCTAATATAGTATTCTTTTAAATGAGTATTTTACTTTCTATAATTGGTTGTTCAAAATTTGTGCTAAAAACAGCTATAAATAATATTTATTTAAAGAAAGGAAATGCTTTTTTATGGCTACTTATGCTTTTTAAAACTACTTTATGAATTTCCTACAGGCGTGCTATTCACCTATATTTAAGCTTTTACATCACATTATCTTACTCTTGTACCAATTTAGTGTCTATAAGTATCTCAATTTTTCCAAAGCAACTATCACTTTCCAAAATAATAATTAAAAATAAAAGAAATCCCACAAAATTAATAACAAGCAGAACTTCATTAAATAGCAAGTTCATACAATACTTTTTTATCCAAATAATATAAACTTCTCCAAAATTTATATTAAAAGGTAAAAAAATGCAAAGACCTATAAAAATGAAAACAATCGGTATTTTAGGTGGGATGAGCAATGAAGCTACGGCAGAGTATTATAAAATGATTAATGCAGAGGTAAATAAGTGTTTAGGCAATTGGGATATTGCGGAAATACTTCTTTATAGTGTTAACTTTGGAAATATTGAATATTTTGTTCGTAATAAAAAATGGGATGATGCAAAAAAATATTTAATGCATAACGCAGCCAATGTTGAAAAAGGCGGAGCAGATTTTCTTATCTGTGTTTCTAACACAATGCATAAGGTTTTGGATGATATTTCAGATACGATTAAAATTCCGTTTATTCATATTGTTGATCCTACGGCAGAAGCTATTAAAAAAGCAGGTTTAAAAAAAGTAGGTCTTCTAGGAACAAAAGCAACAATGGAATCTAGCTTTTTTAAAAATAGGTTTAAAAACAAACATAATATCGAGCTTATAATTCCTAATGAAGAAGAGCAAAAGATAATTGATGAAATCATCTTTAACGAACTGGTTAAAGGAATTATTTCAGAAGATTCAAGAAGAAAATATATTGAAATATCTAAAAAAATGAATCAACAAGGTGCCCAAGGGCTTATTTTGGGTTGTACTGAAATTTTTCTATTGTTAAGACAGTCGGATATTCCAAACTTGCCTATGTTTAATACTACGGAACTTCATGTTAAAGCAGCCGTAAAATTTGCGTTAAGTAGTGATTCTTAAAAGAAATAATTAAACTCAAGTCCTATAACACTTTGATCGGTATAAAATTTTTCGATATATTTATATTTAAATTTTAAATCAATATTTTGTTTAGGAAAATAACTTTGTGTTAGATGAACCAAACTTTGGCTCTCTTTATTGTCAAAATATTTATATGTTAATTCTATATTTGTTTTATATTTTTTCCCTTCATAAAGTACGGCTCCGGCGGTAAAACCTAAACTGCTATGGGTATCTCCTTTGTCATAGATAAAGAGATCAGCCATAGTATAAGTATAATTATCTTCCATAAATTTCCAGGCACTTCCAACACTGACTCTTCCGTTAAAATCAAGTTTATCGTCTTTGCCTTCTCTGTCAAACTGCCAAGAGGTCATCCAAGATAAAGGGTTAAAAAACTTTGTTTGAGGGGCAATTGAGCTTATGGTAAGAAGTTTAAAATAATCAATCTTAAAGTTTGTATCTTCTACTTTTATTTGTGAATCAAAAAATTCAATCTGCGTTCCTTTTAAAAATCCAACATCATTATTTGTTATATCATGATATGTAGGTCTTAATCCAAGGGTATAATAGTTATTCCCGTTTTGGGTATTAACATTGCTTCCTACTGATATTTTAAGTTGTCTATGCCCTTGATCGGGATTATCAGGTGTTTTTAGTTTTAATTTTTCGCCTTTTCCTAAAAGTGCACGTGATTTAGATAGGTTATGAAATATCTTAAGATAGTTCTCTTTTTTTAGTTTTCTTTGTATGTAATTGTATTCAGAAAGTTCAAGGGAAGCATCAAAAATAAGTTGTTTATCTTTTTTGTCGATTCTGTTGTTATTTAAAATTTCATCACTTTTTATCTCTCCTAAAGATAATCCTTCTACTATCTTTATATGGGAATCTTTTAGGCTCTTTTCATATGCCAGTAAAGTCGTTCTTTTTGAGGCTCTATATGTTTTATCTTTTACCAAATGCTCTTTCTCAATTGCAAAAATTGTTTCTGGCGGACTTACTTGATATATAAAATAATCTCTTAAATTAACAGAAGGTCTTGCAACTTCAAGGAGCCAAAGCATATTATATGAACAGTTTTCATCAAAAAAATAATAGTTGGAATAAGTTTCAGAAAGTTCCCAAATATGATCAACCATTCTTGCTACTTCATTTTTTGAAAGATTTAAATTATACTCCCAAATATCTCTTTGTTCCGTATCTCTATACTCTTTTAACTTATCATAATAAGGCAAAAGAGAATATCTTCCGTAATAGCCTCCTAACAGACCTTTTATAGCAAAGATAAAACCGTTTTCCGTATCTTGGTTTGCACTTGCTGCATAATTTATAGCATGGGAAAGAAGTCTTGATTTATAAGAAGAGTCAATTCGTATAAAGGTATGTCCGAACATTGAAGCAGGAGAATTGATATGTGCAGATGAAAAGATTAAAGAAGCGGTTGTCGCATCCATCTCTTTTATCCATTGAGTATATTTTTTACATTTTGTTTTCGGTAAATCTTTTAATTCTAATTTTTCTTTTAGCCATTTAATTCGTGCAGGAAATCTGCAAATAACGGCATCATCGTTTAAAACATCTTGATTATATAACTCCTTGATAGTTGCTAACAATTCATCTTTAGGAGAGATTTTTCCGTTTTTTGATAGAAAAAAGTTTTCTGAATCAATTTCGCTTTTATTTCCGTTTGCATGAAGCAAAAGTTTCCAGTATTTATCCTTCCAAAGTTCTTGACCAATTGCTTTTTTTTGATAGATTTGAAAATTATCCGCAAATAAAAAATTAATAAATATAAGAAAAAAGAGAAAGTGTTTTTTTATAGGATATGCCTTAAAAGAACATAAGTGAAAAATCACTTATGTTTTTATAATTGAGATACATTATCTAATACGTCAGCCATTGATGAGTTAGATGATGTGTAAATTTTTGTATAGTTTTTTTGTAAAGATGCGATAAATTCTGCTTTATCTTGAACTTCTAATAGTTCAGCTAGTGTTTCTACTGCTTCTCCTTGACCCATTGCAATCTCTTTTGAAAGTTGGTCCATATTTGATGCAACAAATTCTTCAGCTTTGTCATTCATTACAAGTTTTGTTTTTTTACATCCTGAAGTTCCAGAACTTATACCGAATGTTTGGTTACCAGATGTTCCGTTTGTTGTAGCTTGAAGTGCAAGTAAAACTGCTGAAGAGTCATCTTTGATTATTTGTGATCCAAGTCCACAACCTGTTTGAGAGTTTACTGCAGCAAATGCAGAAGACGTAGTTAAGATTATTGCAGTAACTGCACTAGTCAATACTTTTTTCATATAGTTCCTTTTTGATAAAAATTAATCTTAGTATATAAAATAGTTTCTTAAATTAAATATAAATATTTATTATTTTAGCTGGTTACTTGAGTTTTAGTATTAATTTACCAGCTTATACCCATAGTTTTCAGTCTGGATGAACTCTTTGCATATTTTTGAGCGAACTCTTTTTATCAAAGAGCGGATTCCCGAGATACCTACTATTTCACCTTCCCAAACATATTGTTCTATTGTTTCTAAGGTAACTGTTTTATTTGGAGTTTTACATAGCAGAGTTAAGAGTCTTTTCTCTTTTTGAGTCAATTTTACAGAATCGTTTTTTTCATCAAAGAGCATCTCTTCTTCCAAGTTATAGCTAAAGCCGTTGCAAAAATCGATTTTCTTTTCATTTTTGCATAAAAGGTCAACCTTACGTTCCAATTCGTATATATAAAAAGGTTTTTTCAAAAAGTCGTTACAGCCGTGTACATATGCCTTTTGGATTGTTTCTAACTCTATATTTGAGCTTATTATTATTGTGGGAGTATTTTTATCTCGGTCTCTAATCTCTTCTAAAAGTTTTAATCCGCTTAATGTAGGTAC
It encodes the following:
- the mqnP gene encoding menaquinone biosynthesis prenyltransferase MqnP; the encoded protein is MENIKRILNNFSELVMFKHSVFALPFIFIAMITSSVEVNASAWFGFKLLILGVLAAVTARNFAMGFNRYMDRDIDALNPRTINRPNVDGRVSATQMLAFVILNALAFIVVAYFINDLAFYLSIPILIVIGSYSYFKRFSYFAHIILGISLGLAPIAGVVAVSETITLWSVLLSIGVMFWVAGFDLLYSLQDIEVDKKLGLHSIPSRFGAKKTMLISKVFHLCTVVFWLLFVITSNSGLFAYLAVIISAVMLTYEHIIVHRDFTKIDKAFFTVNGYLGIVFFFLILIDAF
- a CDS encoding ATP synthase subunit B family protein, with the translated sequence MKLIDDLIINKDNNIDFVNEGQDISIDIKIEKSDYISLLQDFDENSILKEIKINNTNCNLTSIEINKTYSLQLSISYLRKVYKYFIFKDFDEFLNVNRVNNISEFYYIHEFKYSSLSTEKKLDFIMQYEKISQLFNIINQISIDKDKEGLSDYKYTIFDKRKIFIHSLYNKKDILIFQNIKNIDELINTFTDEILVNAEKRINKIFLINALEDTLSKDKKQININEIFPLLSKVYDEYQIHHRAYINSLDPAKLKEDANKALKEYFSKLNTLLSDVNSKIIFLPIAFIVSLGQMSSQTQAKNFIILLGMSIFCLILYKFSVIQRDILNALSKEIESKKEECKEVNKLYNSVESTLASLEKLTFSIKDRFNWTIKLNTMIFVIVFLSFLFYSNIQWDDYIKINGKPISSLFSKMDTKKKFNSESFSTLQNINSKY
- a CDS encoding nucleoid-associated protein — its product is MEKSFILNKIVLHRINKTQGVKDGEVKERKALLDISDEDIEKFAQTVSFSYHKRTTKEYGQFKERPEPTFKRLIDKYITLPSDESFLDFSQVAAQHLTDEMNKKPQSTGGYLIVADYKMRDRFIMIVLLNKKFGFTANDSSLVIKMINELNTDQIAMAGFINIDSYSSDEERKYLSFMKGVKDVSEYFVDFMGADEKKESSKETTKLFVSTLNNYLKETFDEEKIQSLQMRIYNLCDEKIKNKEPLTMESVSNFIDPDNPKGFFDYINENQIELSNTIESINRSEIKKLELFKYTGKGIKLSFQRKLYDDGDIYLSENKDKLIIKIDDKLKQVIEEEL
- a CDS encoding OLD family protein yields the protein MRLLFIYFYENKGPFPKGTIIQFSKKYHISQSKKNEFNFNMKKNQNFDENFYSNNIDIGVIIGENGSGKSILVNSIRDKNNNYSLIVFESNEGNFYISKDELKVHINDKLLKNKRDFEYIYYCPIIDIFDDDLNPKYNISNRKLMKDAEDKGCDLNSALKEIENDDLKKYFKYNRNNNVSINSLKLKASDVFFDQFYYDIEKNAIELFKIMTADFDKRVFLKIIDCSNSNFLKHIINEEIYNSYMEFEKLYAIFENDFKLCKKYFKSLEYLINKKFFRPSLFEYEDLIKESFILITKELNENKMERVISHDGSFDKYYLEKFFKNQVSEILESSTQIFLDYLKSTPQGNYEKVFSELENNSEFLLFIKIIYLLELFNYILGYLDRNSLFERRGYNFINIRLLNREKRSFKESVEMFLLPRLFVRIHNLLKLEKIHFYNFKLEDYKKIVNSLVEDNLIENYNNFYNINDKQIQTVVNSLIENYTYEVINNKKINLELKKIVFVNSFYKLFDNQNEYKKLILVLNLLKVFMKVNDTEELVDFFDKNSKKNIEEYFIIEEFDNEFINKIDENCIIYLDENIDVFFKYNKKLLEYEFDFFELELNPPLSSGQKAILFIFARINDAIQNIDSSKDIIIILDEADLKLHLEWQRKLVYDLINFLNSYSNNFYILYATHSPMILSDITDDRVVFLKKEKKRIIENDKEVEIEYSENISTNINNKKRTFGANIYDLYHDSFFMEQFMGEFAQNKINELIDIINLYKIIEEFEKTRANSKMILKFIKPIINKYNLKKIISTYRKRYYKENRIKSDTWKDISFEIFIKVYDDKKYLDKVKNDIIKSKEIIQNTIEFIGEPILRNELLDLVKIIGDEDNIQDIIDKLRDLPSEEIENELIKYDREQQIEIWKKLYKIKDSQW
- a CDS encoding aspartate/glutamate racemase family protein; the encoded protein is MQRPIKMKTIGILGGMSNEATAEYYKMINAEVNKCLGNWDIAEILLYSVNFGNIEYFVRNKKWDDAKKYLMHNAANVEKGGADFLICVSNTMHKVLDDISDTIKIPFIHIVDPTAEAIKKAGLKKVGLLGTKATMESSFFKNRFKNKHNIELIIPNEEEQKIIDEIIFNELVKGIISEDSRRKYIEISKKMNQQGAQGLILGCTEIFLLLRQSDIPNLPMFNTTELHVKAAVKFALSSDS
- a CDS encoding Lnb N-terminal periplasmic domain-containing protein; its protein translation is MIFHLCSFKAYPIKKHFLFFLIFINFLFADNFQIYQKKAIGQELWKDKYWKLLLHANGNKSEIDSENFFLSKNGKISPKDELLATIKELYNQDVLNDDAVICRFPARIKWLKEKLELKDLPKTKCKKYTQWIKEMDATTASLIFSSAHINSPASMFGHTFIRIDSSYKSRLLSHAINYAASANQDTENGFIFAIKGLLGGYYGRYSLLPYYDKLKEYRDTEQRDIWEYNLNLSKNEVARMVDHIWELSETYSNYYFFDENCSYNMLWLLEVARPSVNLRDYFIYQVSPPETIFAIEKEHLVKDKTYRASKRTTLLAYEKSLKDSHIKIVEGLSLGEIKSDEILNNNRIDKKDKQLIFDASLELSEYNYIQRKLKKENYLKIFHNLSKSRALLGKGEKLKLKTPDNPDQGHRQLKISVGSNVNTQNGNNYYTLGLRPTYHDITNNDVGFLKGTQIEFFDSQIKVEDTNFKIDYFKLLTISSIAPQTKFFNPLSWMTSWQFDREGKDDKLDFNGRVSVGSAWKFMEDNYTYTMADLFIYDKGDTHSSLGFTAGAVLYEGKKYKTNIELTYKYFDNKESQSLVHLTQSYFPKQNIDLKFKYKYIEKFYTDQSVIGLEFNYFF
- a CDS encoding DUF3015 family protein translates to MKKVLTSAVTAIILTTSSAFAAVNSQTGCGLGSQIIKDDSSAVLLALQATTNGTSGNQTFGISSGTSGCKKTKLVMNDKAEEFVASNMDQLSKEIAMGQGEAVETLAELLEVQDKAEFIASLQKNYTKIYTSSNSSMADVLDNVSQL
- a CDS encoding response regulator transcription factor produces the protein MKILLLEDNVNLAEIIKEMFEEKGLSVDWFQDGQEALYAIINGYDCFILDINVPTLSGLKLLEEIRDRDKNTPTIIISSNIELETIQKAYVHGCNDFLKKPFYIYELERKVDLLCKNEKKIDFCNGFSYNLEEEMLFDEKNDSVKLTQKEKRLLTLLCKTPNKTVTLETIEQYVWEGEIVGISGIRSLIKRVRSKICKEFIQTENYGYKLVN